Sequence from the Podarcis raffonei isolate rPodRaf1 chromosome 16, rPodRaf1.pri, whole genome shotgun sequence genome:
ACTGAAGGTTGTTGTTGAAGGAAGACGCTGCTGAAGAATACAACAGACGTAAGAGTTAATCTTTTATTGGAGGAAGAGATGGAAACGAGAGCTTGTGGGTTTCACAGAACTCCTCATTCCAGCAGAAAGAACTGAAATCAGTGCAACTAACAGTGTCTATTGCCATGCAAAAGTATAGATCTTTTAAGGACTACCACCACAATCCTAACTTTAAGCCCTGTTGGAGGCTTCAATCAAAGAAGCAtaaatttggaagggaccctaaggatcatttagtccacccCCCgtaatgtgttgtttttttaaagactctCCGTCTGTTTGCAAAGCCTACTCAGCTCTACAGTTGGAAAACAGGTAGGGCTTAAGAACAGTGTAGCCTCTCATGACATAATTTAACGATCTCCAGTTAATTATTGGGTTGGAAGGAACATGGTTGTCCCAGACAAGGCACATTTCGTCCCCAGACAGCACCCGGTCCCACATGTACACATCTGTGAGCTCCCCTACAAAGGACTGGTTGATATCAAAGCCACCCCCAAAGGAATCCTGATCTTGCCCCAGGACAATCGATGCCTCTGGACTTATAACATGACCTTTCATCATACCGTTTCGGGGAAAAGGTTGCCCATCAAGCCAGAACTCCACTAATCCTGTGTCAGATTCCCAACTCATACAGATCTGCTCCCAGCTAGGTTCTGAAACCAGcttttctgggaagaagaaaatcACATCTGCAGTCCCCACATAAAGGCTGTACTCGTTGGTTTTGGATTTGAAGATCACGATCTCGTTGTCACTCGTCTTGGTTGCGTAAGAGAATAGGGTGTGAGCCCGGGTCATGTCCGTGTAGGATCTCAGGCAGATGGTGAAGCTGGTCAAAGGCTGCTGTGAGGTGGCCTTCAAAACCACGTGGCTGGTGTCGGATGATTCCGGGAATATGAAGACCTTCCTTTCAAGATctggggggtggaggaagagaacaGTTTAAAAGGAGCAGACATTTTTTTCCAAGGATTAGTATGGCACCAAGACGGTGCCATTATTCATGTTAGGCTCTGTTTCTCTGTCTGCCTCATTTGAAGGAAGTCTGGATGTTGGCCACATGGTCTATCCAGTTCAGCATCATGTATTTGCAGTGGTCAACCAATGAGAAGCTCACACGCATGTCATGAGCTCAACGACACTCTCTGTACTTGTGATTCCCacaactggcattcaaaggcaGACTACCtccaacagtagtagtagtagtagtagtagtaataaatttataccctgcccatctggctgggcttccccagccactctggacagcttccaacaaaatattaaaatacagccatCCAGTGGAGATAGGACAAAACCATCATGGTTTGTAACCATTGATAGCTgtcaaggcttcagggaatcctatctCTCAAACAGTGGGGTGCCAAGAAGCAGAAAAACCAGAAGAGTTGTTACCGAgtagtttattcagcattcacagagagagacgaagGGATGCGATCTCTCTTAGATAATgatgttgctccaagtaaagtcccaccccctcagtcCCTCCTATTCTACGTCACTCCTGTGCCAGcttatctgtgctttctgcctccaagctttctgttctactgccCTCAAGGCACacctggttctgggagagggggggtcaggaatgctttcaagagacactgagtctgttagctgtctctcccctgggcTGCTTATTCCTGCtactctcccaatatttcccagctcctctcccctgcagcctctgaactatgaccttctgcaaaccactgttctaaatctatactgtcctcctcttctcggtTCCCAACATTCCTCCTCAGGCCAGCTCCTGACAATAGCCATTCTCCATGAGTTCATCTacttctcttttaaagccctcctggaaacccagccagaggggtggggtataaataataaaactgttgctgctgctgctagaagtcatcatcatcaaacctttattgcattagcatacagccatagcaggataagacaaaaaagctagagagaagcaacctaacaaaattcgaacgatattactggcattgtgacatttaaattaccctaaaacaataatgtaaaaaaaagTCATCATTACTAGAAGTCATCATTACTTctcgtgggagcaaattccatagtttaattaggTATATGAGGACTTTTTTCCTGTCATAGGAAGAAATAAAACAGTTAGTAGGTGGTGATTTTCTGTTCTGGTGTGAATATCTCCAGTCAAGAGAATATCATAGAAAAAGGAGACAAACTGATTCCAATTAAGAGACAGCACAAGTTTTGAAaacatctatacagtggtacctcgggttaagaacttaattcgctctggaagtccgttcttaacctgaaactgttcttaacctgaagcaccactttagctaatggggcctcctgctgccgctgcaccgcctctgcacgatttctgttctcatcctgaagcaaagttcttaacccgaggtaatatttctgggttagcggagtctgtaacctgaagcgtatgtaaaccgaggtaccactatatttcaaATTGTAGAAAGTATTGCCTGGAACGATTACCTGCAAATTCCATCTGCTTCTGTCAAAAGAGGGGGTGAGTGATAGTTGCTTTTATATTCCCAGTAAAAGATTATGGGGAACACAACCTGAATCACAGATGGAAGCAGAACAGAACAAAGAACAACTCAGAAACAGAAAAGCTTTTTTTTCAAAGGGACGGTGGAAAGGGTGGAAAgaaggagttggaactgtgaaaagCTGCACTCCttgctgcaatattttgtttccAGATGTCATGCCTAATAGCCCTTGATAGACCCATcctactccatgaatttgtcttatctcCTCTAAAGCCACTTTCACAAATGTGCCCCAGCCTTCCAGCTCACGCCCCTGGGATGCTTTTACAGCTCAACGCAGCACCTACCTTCCTGGCCAAGAGATCCCAGCAGGACAGCAAGGATGAGGAGAAAGGGATGGAAGATCTCCATGCTGTTGGCTGCACGGTGGGAGGGGCCTGGAGGGAGGATGAAATGGATCTCCGAAATGGTCAGATCTGCCTTGGAGACTTCCTTCCTGGTTGAAGCTGGTCACCGATTTGCAGCTGCTGGAGAGTCTCTCTGGTATTTATAGGTGCACAGCAAGGGATTTGCAGGGGGATAATCCATGAAATAGATGGAAATATTTTTCCCATCCCAAATGTGGTATCAGTTGTcagctgggttttttaaaaagcaaaaccctgCCAGTATGAAAACGATCCCTCTTAGTCCACACAAACGTCGGGAGGCTTTCCAGACAACCTTGTGGGATACAGAATTTACAGGTAGAAATGTGTTTTCTGAAAAATTCAAAATGTTTCTCATTGGAGAAATCACACTGAATGAAATAATGTATCTGAACTCTCAGAATTTTGTGATTCAGTTCTTTGCTTGAAAAAATGGGGGGGCACTTTTGGCTTTTTAATGGACACAAGGATACATTTTTTATTATCAATATGGTGTGATTGTTTGTGAATCTGTTTGTTGAATTGTTATATTATTTCCCATACGTTGTGAGCTATTTGGCACAAAATGTTGAAATTTGTTTTCTCCAGCTTTTTACAGGTTTTGAGCCTTGAACCTGCCACCTTCTACAGCCTTCAGCTTGGGGTGTCCTTTGGACCTGTCGCGTGCCTCTTGGTGAATCCTGGTCAATGGGTCTGCGTGAACATATTGGCTTCGCCTACCCAAGGTGTTCTGAGCAAGGAGGGAGAATTTTCCCATTGTTCTTGGCTGGTGAGCCATGGAACACAGCTTTTCATATGCCCAGGAGGTTGAATGATACTTCCCTCTTAGATGTTAGTTCAAACCCACCATAGTTACACAATTAGGTGGGGTTTTGAACAAATCTTCTATGT
This genomic interval carries:
- the LOC128404182 gene encoding serum amyloid P-component-like, giving the protein MEIFHPFLLILAVLLGSLGQEDLERKVFIFPESSDTSHVVLKATSQQPLTSFTICLRSYTDMTRAHTLFSYATKTSDNEIVIFKSKTNEYSLYVGTADVIFFFPEKLVSEPSWEQICMSWESDTGLVEFWLDGQPFPRNGMMKGHVISPEASIVLGQDQDSFGGGFDINQSFVGELTDVYMWDRVLSGDEMCLVWDNHVPSNPIINWRSLNYVMRGYTVLKPYLFSNCRAE